AAAGTTTCATCAgaattaagaaattttttttttttgttttattaaatagtatataaaattttacttttttttcaaaataccattatgttttattttctaggTTTTTATCGGGCAACTAGCATCCAATCATGGGTTAatggtaaaattttaattaaaaagttttTCAAACCAAATTATTTACGGGTCATCTTGATTTATCGGCCAGACCGCGAAATCTGAATCAGATATGAAAACTAGGGTTGATCACTCAGGTATCATCTACTCGGGTTTGGTTCAAGTCTATTCggattttgggttttcggggaTAGAAATTTAAATCCTTTTCACGTATTTCTAGAACATAAACGTTAGTTCCATTTGAACTTTTAGGTGAAAAATAAATAggtatttcagatatttttggtgttttccGCATTTTAGCTATTTCTAGATATTTACTTGTtagtattttagaaaataatcatGTAATTTGAATTTGTTAtagatacaaaatataaaataatgaatatacTTAAATTGTGATTTAATTATCATTGGACACCACCTAAAATATttcggtttttttgtttgttcacaagtgGCTAGTGGTAATTTCAATaaccttttaggttacttttgcatttgattcaagtttgattttACTTTTGCATTATAAATCAAGTTGTGAGCcatatttggcaattttccaaaaataaatagGTATTTCAGATATTTCTGTTTTTTCCGCATTTTGGCTATTTCTAGATATTTACTTGTGagtattttagaaaattatcaTGTAATTTGAATTTGTTATAgatacaaaatctaaaataatgtatatacttAAATTGTGATTTAATTATCATTGGACACCTTCTAAAATATTTCGGTTCCAGTCGGTTATTCAGATACTAGAATTTTAAAtccattcagatatttaatcacCCTTGTTTCAGGTCCGATGCTGTTTTTTCACGTTGGGTTTGATTAGGTTTTCCAGAAGATCCGGATATTTTGTCCACCCCCTAATGAAAATATTGGTATGAAtcataattcaaaaataataattcgtCACATTGCATAATTATTTCCTTACTAGAGTTGTAACAAACctaaagaaatagaaaaactttGCTATTTAAACTACTGAGGtttgatataaaatattcaataacATTCAAGGCTACGCCCTTTGATTCGGCAGGTTGAGCTAAGAACAATAGAGACATTGTACTCGTGGGAAAGCATCGAAACCATTCCAAGCAATTCTTCAAAGCCTCTTCCATCAATATAGCATGCCAACCTTACGACCACCTTCTCTAACGTCTTTGTGAATTTAAGCAAAACTTTGATGAAGGAAACCACATGTTCCGACTCCAGATTCTGGTAGTCTATGTTCTGAAAGTAAAAAGGACATAGCTCTTCGATTAAACTCGGCAATAGTTAAAATGGCcaagacaaaaataaaataaaagagggTTATGGAAATTACATACCATTATAGGTATCAATAGCGGTACGGTTCCAGGTTCCAGTACGTGTAGAGTTAGCTTCTTTACTCCAGGTGAGCTTTGCAGAAGCTTTTCTATGCCAGGAAATTCAACACTAGAGAGAGTTGTCTCCAAAGTCAAATCGTTGACCTTGACACTCGGAAAAGGACAACGTCCCAGCGCCAGTGCAAGAGATAAAGTCTGTCGAACAACACAAAAAGACAAGAATCATTATACAAAACATCTATAATAACTTCTGAGAGAGATGCATATAACATagatttattgaaaaaaaaacatggactATGAAACCTTGAGTGTTCTAATCATTAGAGGATGCAAGAATATAACAATCATATCACACTTGGTACCCAAAACATACCTGGAGAAATTTTGCACTAAAAGTAAGCTTCTCTACATCCCGCAACTTCTCTAGCATTTTTAGCAACACTACTAGAATATCTTCTGACTTCAGGTTCTTAAATAAGCATAAGCTAGTCTCTAGTATAGCTGCGGTTAAAGAGGAGACATCGACTAAAGTACATGGCAACTTAAAGTTGGTCAAACTGAGATAACGGATATATGGGGCCACAATCTGTGTTGGCCCTAGAGATTGATCTATCTCTAATGTTGTCAAGTGCTGTGATTTGCTGAGATCAAGAACATTCAGTTGATCGCATGAATCCAAAGTTACGCTCTCGAGAATGGGACAGCAAGATAGAATCGTAGCAGTACATTCATCAGAGAGCTTGCAAGAACTCAATGATAGCTTTTTGAGTGATGTCCAAGGCACATAGCATATGGGAATCATAGGAGAAAAGTGCAACTCAAGGCTAAGTTGTTCAACAGAAGAATTATTGTAGAAGAATTCAGGCATATTGGAGGATGGAAGATGATCGAAACGCAACGTCAGATTCTCCACGTTCCGGGACATGGCGAACTTTATCCACGTGTCAATGTATGGAACATTCTGTCTCATGCGTGTACAGATATGAAACGTTTTCATCTTGCGAGCCGTGTAGCGAGCTAGGGTTTGGTTTATAGTATGAGCCTTCAGCGAAAAGCTATCAAAGGAGAGAGAAGGTGTATCTAACCAGACATGCCTCCATCGTTTAAGATGAAAGTTCTGATTGCGAACTTGGTCCGAATTAAGGAGAGGATTTGTTGAAGAATCTCATCTGGAAGAGAACTTATTAAATCTCCTGATTGTCTTAGGTGATGATCTGCACCGCGGCTGTGGACTCTTTCATAAGCCATGGCTATTGAATATTGACTGATAACCTAATTTGCAATGAAACAGAGAGTTCccttaatatttttgattatatgCTATATATTGTTAGATAATTGATTGATTGGGTTTTCTTCTCTGCTAATGgccttatatatatacatgctaagtttatttaatatatcATATGTATTATGAGTAAAAAATTTTTGCTAGTACCTTTAATACATtctaattttaatgtaataaattgaaattaaagtcaaaggattaaatttttaattgataAGTCTTGaattaatcttttaaaatattactcTTATATATGACTATTAATTCACTTTTGGTTTTCATCGGTGATCAATTATACTATACAttcttttatgttttgaattgtATTATACTCTTTTATGGGCTTAACAATACATTCTTTAGATAATTGATTGATTGGGTTTTCTTCTCTGCTAATGgccttatatatatacatgctaagtttaattaatatatcatactAGGTGTGGGCTAGCACCTTATGCTATACAttcttttatgttttgaattgtAGGTTCAATCATGAATCTAGgtcagatatgaaaacaaatcttaaaactcaaaatttatCATAGAACAACTATCATATTTCgaacaaataccatattttgaagagaaaaaaaaacaaataataaaaacgtaaaaactcaattgttatgtggctcaaaacaaaaataatggtaaTTTGTAAATCAGATTTCtactaataaaacaaaaacaaac
This genomic stretch from Brassica napus cultivar Da-Ae chromosome C9, Da-Ae, whole genome shotgun sequence harbors:
- the LOC106417146 gene encoding putative F-box/LRR-repeat protein At3g18150, with the protein product MKTFHICTRMRQNVPYIDTWIKFAMSRNVENLTLRFDHLPSSNMPEFFYNNSSVEQLSLELHFSPMIPICYVPWTSLKKLSLSSCKLSDECTATILSCCPILESVTLDSCDQLNVLDLSKSQHLTTLEIDQSLGPTQIVAPYIRYLSLTNFKLPCTLVDVSSLTAAILETSLCLFKNLKSEDILVVLLKMLEKLRDVEKLTFSAKFLQTLSLALALGRCPFPSVKVNDLTLETTLSSVEFPGIEKLLQSSPGVKKLTLHVLEPGTVPLLIPIMVCNFHNPLLFYFCLGHFNYCRV